A single Kryptolebias marmoratus isolate JLee-2015 linkage group LG16, ASM164957v2, whole genome shotgun sequence DNA region contains:
- the lsr gene encoding lipolysis-stimulated lipoprotein receptor isoform X1 produces the protein MFWRIIVGVLMATEATLAISVQCPNKKFVVILFQPVTLTCNFQTTSTQPPIITWKYKSYCRDPIQAAINPSSADNALAQNNPNYDPNIECSDSQRTVRIVASKQAGSVSLGTDYQGRKISIINNADLNIAQTAWGDSGVYLCSVVSAQDLQGNSEDYVEVIVLERKSNTTDLLPGIDLLVMEDKLLVALVVLGFLLLLMLIGICWCQCCPHTCCCYVSCPCCPERCCCPRALYEAGKAVKKGIPSQYAATLYAPSMYSQPMSAMPLVPMANGMAPPQNGYGHDYDGASSVGQGSQVPLLRDQDGGGDQTRSGYRIHVDSEGNATRAIYYMEKELAALDPSRPANYKRLDNMSEVSSLHDSVEPRGRGGRSHVTPMATVYDQDEAMSTISSVSQQGQRRDDYARRGGGHMESRVRARSMDNLDDIGRRHRDDYPLHRRPDEPRGRRGSDDEWSSSARSGYDRDYDDRRRRDYSPDDRGGRGGGGYSDLAGRRSRSRDDLMDLERDRRFGNDARGGRDDYDDSFLREAMERKKLGEQQRARSRERLDSESDRLDRDRAPRGPPPLPMSPPSGYPGRRDDYPPSQPPAYSDNESASSSKKSNLRKNGAVSRESLVV, from the exons atgttttggaGGATAATCGTCGGAGTTTTAATGGCGACAG AGGCCACCCTGGCCATCTCGGTCCAGTGTCCCAACAAGAAGTTTGTTGTCATCCTCTTCCAGCCGGTCACCCTCACCTGCAACTTCCAAACGACTTCCACTCAGCCTCCTATCATCACTTGGAAGTACAAATCATACTGCCGGGACCCGATCCAGGCTGCAATCAATCCCAGCAGTGCAGACAACGCCTTGGCACAAAATAATCCCAACTATGACCCCAACATTGAGTGTTCCGACAGCCAGAGAACAGTCCGGATTGTGGCCTCTAAGCAAGCCGGCTCCGTTAGCCTGGGCACGGATTATCAGGGTCGCAAGATCAGTATCATAAATA ATGCAGACCTGAACATTGCGCAGACTGCATGGGGAGACAGTGGTGTGTATCTCTGCTCTGTGGTCTCAGCCCAGGATCTTCAAGGAAATAGTGAAGATTACGTTGAAGTGATTGTACTTG AGAGAAAGTCAAATACTACTGACCTCCTGCCTGGCATTGACTTACTGGTTATGGAAG ACAAGCTCCTGGTGGCTCTGGTGGTTTTGGGCTTTTTGTTACTGCTTATGCTGATCGGGATCTGTTGGTGCCAGTGCTGTCcacacacctgctgctgctACGTCAGCTGTCCTTGCTGTCCTGAACGGTGTTGCTGCCCCCGAGCAT tgtacGAAGCAGGAAAAGCAGTGAAAAAGGGTATACCCAGCCAGTATGCTGCCACCCTCTATGCCCCCAGTATGTACAGCCAGCCCATGTCTGCCATGCCGCTTGTTCCTATGGCCAACGGCATGGCGCCACCCCAGAATGGTTATGGTCATGATTATGATGGTGCCAGCTCAG TGGGGCAAGGATCGCAGGTGCCACTGCTGCGTGATCAAGATGGTGGAGGGGACCAGA CTCGCAGTGGTTATCGTATCCATGTGGACTCTGAAGGAAATGCAACACGGGCCATTTACTACATGGAGAAGGAACTGGCTGCATTGGACCCCTCTAGACCTGCCAACTACAAACGCT TGGACAACATGAGTGAAGTCAGTTCTCTGCACGACAGCGTGGAGCCTCGGGGTCGTGGGGGTCGTTCCCACGTCACGCCTATGGCCACAGTCTATGATCAAGATGAAGCCATGAGCACCATCAGCAGCGTTTCCCAGCAAGGCCAACGCCGTGATGACTACGCACGGCGTGGCGGAGGTCACATGGAATCTCGCGTACGTGCCCGCTCCATGGATAACCTTGACGACATTGGACGGCGGCACAGAGATGACTATCCCCTACACAGACGCCCAGATGAGCCCAGGGGCCGGAGAGG CTCGGATGATGAGTGGAGCAGCAGCGCTCGCAGCGGCTACGATCGAGACTACGATGACCGCAGACGTCGTGACTACTCTCCTGATGAtcgtggaggaagaggaggggggggctACAGCGACCTTGCGGGGCGGCGGAGCCGTAGTCGTGATGATCTGATGGATCTGGAGCGGGATCGCCGGTTTGGCAATGATGCCCGGGGTGGCCGGGATGATTATGATGATAGTTTCCTGCGAGAAGCCATGGAAAGGAAGAAGCTGGGGGAGCAGCAGCGGGCCCGCAGCCGGGAGCGGCTGGATAGTGAAAGTGACCGCTTGGATCGGGACAGGGCACCACGTGGGCCCCCGCCACTTCCTATGAGCCCGCCCTCTGGATATCCCGGCCGCCGCGATGACTACCCACCATCTCAGCCACCTGCGTATAGTGACAATGAAAGTGCGTCATCTTCAAAGAAAAGCAACCTTCGCAAG AATGGAGCTGTGAGTCGGGAGAGCCTGGTGGTGTAA
- the lsr gene encoding lipolysis-stimulated lipoprotein receptor isoform X2, protein MFWRIIVGVLMATEATLAISVQCPNKKFVVILFQPVTLTCNFQTTSTQPPIITWKYKSYCRDPIQAAINPSSADNALAQNNPNYDPNIECSDSQRTVRIVASKQAGSVSLGTDYQGRKISIINNADLNIAQTAWGDSGVYLCSVVSAQDLQGNSEDYVEVIVLDKLLVALVVLGFLLLLMLIGICWCQCCPHTCCCYVSCPCCPERCCCPRALYEAGKAVKKGIPSQYAATLYAPSMYSQPMSAMPLVPMANGMAPPQNGYGHDYDGASSVGQGSQVPLLRDQDGGGDQTRSGYRIHVDSEGNATRAIYYMEKELAALDPSRPANYKRLDNMSEVSSLHDSVEPRGRGGRSHVTPMATVYDQDEAMSTISSVSQQGQRRDDYARRGGGHMESRVRARSMDNLDDIGRRHRDDYPLHRRPDEPRGRRGSDDEWSSSARSGYDRDYDDRRRRDYSPDDRGGRGGGGYSDLAGRRSRSRDDLMDLERDRRFGNDARGGRDDYDDSFLREAMERKKLGEQQRARSRERLDSESDRLDRDRAPRGPPPLPMSPPSGYPGRRDDYPPSQPPAYSDNESASSSKKSNLRKNGAVSRESLVV, encoded by the exons atgttttggaGGATAATCGTCGGAGTTTTAATGGCGACAG AGGCCACCCTGGCCATCTCGGTCCAGTGTCCCAACAAGAAGTTTGTTGTCATCCTCTTCCAGCCGGTCACCCTCACCTGCAACTTCCAAACGACTTCCACTCAGCCTCCTATCATCACTTGGAAGTACAAATCATACTGCCGGGACCCGATCCAGGCTGCAATCAATCCCAGCAGTGCAGACAACGCCTTGGCACAAAATAATCCCAACTATGACCCCAACATTGAGTGTTCCGACAGCCAGAGAACAGTCCGGATTGTGGCCTCTAAGCAAGCCGGCTCCGTTAGCCTGGGCACGGATTATCAGGGTCGCAAGATCAGTATCATAAATA ATGCAGACCTGAACATTGCGCAGACTGCATGGGGAGACAGTGGTGTGTATCTCTGCTCTGTGGTCTCAGCCCAGGATCTTCAAGGAAATAGTGAAGATTACGTTGAAGTGATTGTACTTG ACAAGCTCCTGGTGGCTCTGGTGGTTTTGGGCTTTTTGTTACTGCTTATGCTGATCGGGATCTGTTGGTGCCAGTGCTGTCcacacacctgctgctgctACGTCAGCTGTCCTTGCTGTCCTGAACGGTGTTGCTGCCCCCGAGCAT tgtacGAAGCAGGAAAAGCAGTGAAAAAGGGTATACCCAGCCAGTATGCTGCCACCCTCTATGCCCCCAGTATGTACAGCCAGCCCATGTCTGCCATGCCGCTTGTTCCTATGGCCAACGGCATGGCGCCACCCCAGAATGGTTATGGTCATGATTATGATGGTGCCAGCTCAG TGGGGCAAGGATCGCAGGTGCCACTGCTGCGTGATCAAGATGGTGGAGGGGACCAGA CTCGCAGTGGTTATCGTATCCATGTGGACTCTGAAGGAAATGCAACACGGGCCATTTACTACATGGAGAAGGAACTGGCTGCATTGGACCCCTCTAGACCTGCCAACTACAAACGCT TGGACAACATGAGTGAAGTCAGTTCTCTGCACGACAGCGTGGAGCCTCGGGGTCGTGGGGGTCGTTCCCACGTCACGCCTATGGCCACAGTCTATGATCAAGATGAAGCCATGAGCACCATCAGCAGCGTTTCCCAGCAAGGCCAACGCCGTGATGACTACGCACGGCGTGGCGGAGGTCACATGGAATCTCGCGTACGTGCCCGCTCCATGGATAACCTTGACGACATTGGACGGCGGCACAGAGATGACTATCCCCTACACAGACGCCCAGATGAGCCCAGGGGCCGGAGAGG CTCGGATGATGAGTGGAGCAGCAGCGCTCGCAGCGGCTACGATCGAGACTACGATGACCGCAGACGTCGTGACTACTCTCCTGATGAtcgtggaggaagaggaggggggggctACAGCGACCTTGCGGGGCGGCGGAGCCGTAGTCGTGATGATCTGATGGATCTGGAGCGGGATCGCCGGTTTGGCAATGATGCCCGGGGTGGCCGGGATGATTATGATGATAGTTTCCTGCGAGAAGCCATGGAAAGGAAGAAGCTGGGGGAGCAGCAGCGGGCCCGCAGCCGGGAGCGGCTGGATAGTGAAAGTGACCGCTTGGATCGGGACAGGGCACCACGTGGGCCCCCGCCACTTCCTATGAGCCCGCCCTCTGGATATCCCGGCCGCCGCGATGACTACCCACCATCTCAGCCACCTGCGTATAGTGACAATGAAAGTGCGTCATCTTCAAAGAAAAGCAACCTTCGCAAG AATGGAGCTGTGAGTCGGGAGAGCCTGGTGGTGTAA